In a single window of the Anabas testudineus chromosome 17, fAnaTes1.2, whole genome shotgun sequence genome:
- the cdc7 gene encoding cell division cycle 7-related protein kinase yields the protein MESSPVCTDAISTNGCFKSDRSYRKSKVSRDVEMDIESLYKAVPQLAKVFRIIDKIGEGTFSSVYLGEAQLRDGRREMFALKHLIPTSHPTRIAAELQCLTVVGGRENVMGVTYCFRKEDHVVIVMPYMEHQAIVEIIGSLSFEEVRLYIYHLLRALRHIHQFGIIHRDIKPNNFLYNRNSKTYALVDFGLAQGTADTQIELLKVVRQRPSQKGGGSTGEQDTTQRSKAPPKALPKTATTVSTSLTLPPRQSTALPPSSSSSSTTTSSSASRKALLKKARSVTTSTSRTKPTKDLSGLRKVPRPVFGERNLNSCTPAPSTTKQAAIKTELVKSAKTEDPAARRYSSASRGSLPVRTQSSSQKPQRTVQQGLTCNCYRTDRVCNICMSRKQQVAPRAGTPGFRAPEVLTKCPNQGTAIDVWSAGVILLSLLSGRYPFFKASDDLIALTQIMTIRGSRETIQAAKAFGKAVVCSRELPRQDLRTLCETLRGRRPSPDDETIRDSHTTVDLKIQDGTPAHRPTKETFGQHKDKAGETALSLSSSLSKYSGSKETSTCPTKRSSDTNCKVEEDERGWDRVPDAAYDLLDQLLDLNPATRITAAEALQHPLFRDL from the exons ATGGAATCGTCTCCTGTCTGCACTGATGCCATCAGCACAAATGGGTGTTTCAAATCTGACAGAAGTTATAGGAAAAGCAAAGTCTCAA ggGATGTTGAGATGGATATTGAGTCCCTTTACAAAGCTGTTCCTCAGTTGGCCAAGGTTTTTCGCATCATAGACAAAATCGGAGAAG GTACATTCAGCTCAGTTTACCTGGGTGAAGCTCAGTTGCGGgatgggaggagagagatgtTTGCACTGAAACACCTCATCCCAACCAGCCATCCTACGCGCATTGCTGCAGAGCTTCAGTGTCTCACTGTGGTTGG aggcagagagaatgTGATGGGGGTGACATACTGCTTCAGGAAGGAGGACCACGTGGTGATTGTCATGCCCTACATGGAGCATCAAGCTATTGTG GAAATAATTGGGTCATTGAGTTTTGAAGAGGTCCGTCTGTACATCTACCACCTGTTGAGGGCCCTCAGACACATCCACCAGTTTGGTATCATTCACAGAGACATCAAACCAAACAACTTCCTCTATAACAGGAATAGCAAAAC GTACGCACTGGTGGACTTTGGCCTGGCTCAGGGTACAGCTGACACCCAGATTGAACTGCTGAAGGTGGTGAGACAGAGGCCATCACAGAAAGGTGGAGGGTCTACAGGGGAACAAGACACTACACAGCGGAGCAAAGCACCACCTAAAGCCCTTCCCAAAACTGCCACCACAGTTTCCACCTCACTCACTCTGCCTCCACGGCAGTCCACAGCCTTACcgccttcttcctcctcctcatccaccACCACATCTTCCTCAGCATCTCGGAAAGCACTGCTTAAAAAAGCGCGTTCTGTCACCACCTCTACCTCCCGcacaaaacccacaaag GATTTATCAGGACTCCGCAAAGTGCCACGGCCCGTGTTTGGAGAGCGGAACCTGAACAGCTGCACTCCAGCTCCATCCACCACTAAACAAGCTGCCATTAAGACAGAA CTGGTAAAGTCAGCTAAAACGGAGGACCCAGCCGCCCGAAGGTACTCTTCAGCCAGCCGGGGATCCCTGCCAGTCAGGACTCAGAGCAGCAGTCAGAAACCTCAGAGGACAGTACAGCAGGGCCTCACCTGTAACTGCTACCGGACTGACCGTGTTTGCAACATCTGCATGTCCAG GAAGCAGCAGGTGGCGCCAAGGGCTGGAACTCCAGGCTTCAGAGCACCAGAAGTCCTCACTAAGTGTCCCAACCAAGGAACAG CCATAGATGTGTGGTCAGCTGGTGTGATCCTGCTCTCACTGCTCAGTGGTCGTTACCCGTTCTTCAAAGCCAGCGATGACCTGATCGCTCTCACTCAGATTATGACCATACGAGGCTCCAGAGAGACCATCCAGGCTGCGAAGGCCTTTG GCAAAGCTGTGGTGTGCAGTCGGGAGCTGCCTCGACAGGACCTCCGGACACTCTGTGAGACGCTGAGAGGACGAAGGCCATCACCAGATGATGAGACCATCAGAGACTCTCACACAACTGTTGATCTTAAAATCCAAGATGGAACCCCTGCACACCGTCCCACTAAAGAAACATTTGGCCAACATAAAGATAAGGCAGGTGAaactgctctgtctctctcttctagTCTCTCAAAATATTCTGGGAGTAAAGAAACCTCCACTTGTCCCACTAAACGGAGCTCAGACACAAACTGCaaggtggaggaggatgagagAGGCTGGGACCGAGTTCCTGACGCAGCCTATGACCTGCTGGACCAGCTGCTGGACCTGAACCCTGCCACCAGGATTACAGCTGCTGAGGCCCTGCAGCACCCGTTGTTTAGAGACCTGTGA
- the glmna gene encoding glomulin, FKBP associated protein a gives MALEQFSDVVQRCQGLPDDSYTSEDHNIFTVAGRSCIEKGDSVQVLSIVLDEKNQDIVRCMGWNLLPPLIQILIKKEDKNLSQCLAIFNHLLERCQPKELLIGLLEQLEQDDPDTVAESLHLLLNPLQKVLLRLGSRKASSLGMTLSSVLDQVAKLPLPYTKEQEEDDVFSLCRCCTNLITFIRPFVQEVKQNLQNSEELSEGKRMGGQNMDELRTELLKFCMKTLGHPLLEVQLKDPDTLVESPLRTFSTEILNTLSAIGEPLPSLVYQPLLKRKQVPGFLEEEVRYPKESLASLAHLVFVHHLAADTFPSVFSPVFCLRCNMEHICLLLSRTKETRIQKGLELYEKCLVRVEDGSLPADLLEIKTFLTVPQNLVKVMTICSRHDLRTRGLKVFQMSIDKFNTEAKHTFFQYMLKTSKHSGVEGYIIKNIKNQIDTALQPGNSNTWFEGVHLLPLLRKVLSLPDGPETDLLEYLDRVMESLNLLRYLVIRDKVTENQTGIWTELYKIEDSFLKPLRVGLNMSRAHYERELHNTMETKKSKAKEESVLSVSVGDETLPNVTSESQIQALHSALHTFDMIESVLVRIEELIEVRDNL, from the exons ATGGCTCTGGAACAGTTCAGTGATGTGGTTCAGAGATGT CAAGGGCTCCCTGATGACAGCTACACCAGTGAGgatcacaacattttcacagttgCTGGAAGGTCCTGCATAGAGAAGGGAGACAGTGTGCAGGTTCTCAGCATTGTCCTGGATGAAAAGAATCAG GACATAGTGAGATGTATGGGTTGGAACCTGCTGCCTCCCCTGATTCAGATTCTGATCAAGAAAGAAGACAAGAACCTTTCTCAATGCCTGGCGATTTTCAACCACCTGCTAGAG AGATGTCAACCCAAAGAGCTGCTGATTGGCCTGTTGGAGCAACTGGAGCAGGATGACCCTGACACAGTAGCAGAGAGTCTTCATCTGCTGTTGAACCCTCTACAAAAAG tACTGCTGCGTCTGGGCAGCCGTAAAGCCTCGTCCTTGGGCATGACTCTGTCCTCTGTACTGGACCAGGTGGCCAAACTGCCTCTACCTTACACCaaggaacaggaggaggacGACGTCTTCTCACTTTGTCGTTGCTGCACCAACTTGATAACCTTTATCAGGCCCTTTGTCCAAGAGGTCAAACAAAACCTTCAGAATAGTGAAGAGCTGAGTGAGGGCAAGAGGATGGGGGGCCAGAACATGGATGAGCTGAGGACAGAACTGCTGAAGTT TTGTATGAAAACTCTGGGTCACCCTTTGTTGGAGGTCCAACTTAAGGATCCTGACACTCTGGTGGAGTCCCCTCTCAGGACGTTTTCCACAGAAATTCTG AATACCCTCAGTGCTATCGGAGAGCCTCTCCCCAGTCTTGTGTACCAGCCTCTGctgaagagaaaacaggttCCAGGCtttctggaggaggaggtgcgTTATCCTAAAGAGTCTCTGGCCAGCCTCGCTCACCTGGTGTTCGTACATCACCTGGCTGCAGATACATTCCCCAGTGTTTTCAG TCCTGTGTTCTGCCTTCGGTGTAACATGGAGCACATCTGCCTCCTGCTGTCCAG AACTAAGGAGACCAGGATTCAAAAAGGACTG GAACTGTATGAGAAGTGTCTGGTGCGGGTGGAGGATGGCAGCCTGCCGGCTGATCTGCTGGAGATTAAGACCTTCCTCACAGTTCCTCAG AACTTGGTGAAGGTCATGACGATATGTTCGAGACATGATTTG AGAACCAGAGGTCTGAAGGTGTTCCAGATGAGCATTGATAAGTTTAACACTGAAGCCAAGCATACTTTCTTCCA GTACATGCTGAAGACCAGTAAACACTCAGGAGTTGAAGGTTACATCATCAAAAACATCAAGAATCAGATAGATACTGCCCTGCAG CCAGGCAACAGTAACACGTGGTTTGAGGGAGTCCATCTGCTCCCTCTGTTACGTAAAGTTCTGAGTCTGCCAGACGGCCCAGAGACTGACCTCCTGGAGTACCTAGACAg AGTTATGGAGTCGCTGAACCTGCTGCGCTACCTGGTCATCAGAGACAAAGTGACAGAGAACCAG ACGGGCATTTGGACAGAACTGTATAAAATAGAAGATTCGTTCTTGAAGCCTCTGCGTGTTGGATTAAACATGTCCAGAGCACACTATGAGAGGGAGCTCCACAACACCATGGAGACCAAGAAGAGCAAGGCCAAAG AGGAGTCGGtgctttctgtgtctgttgGTGACGAGACGCTGCCTAACGTGACATCAGAATCGCAGATTCAG GCTTTGCACTCAGCCTTGCACACATTCGACATGATCGAGAGCGTGCTGGTGAGGATAGAGGAACTCATTGAAGTGAGAGACAATCTTTAG
- the rpap2 gene encoding putative RNA polymerase II subunit B1 CTD phosphatase rpap2 isoform X1, giving the protein METVETRRSGGSSKTSKKGGKRVKALTPEEEARRREEVKERLREKLELEKRALKVVERLLEDSVAEEFLVDCAKFITQANYKDAIEERFIAKLCGYPICPNKLGKIPTQQYKISTKTNKVYDITERKCFCSNFCYKASKEFELQIPKTALWLRQHESPPEIRLMKKGDIGSSGEEVMLSERRLQEEDIENPLTALPEDSHSSKLSSAAAGLSHSDSSDIEQEQDFVSSVVSQKQGRRVHWGDLPKHTDEDKKEEHAKVERRQQQRGKEDKEKKEECASRTEQLHRRNTEQVLPEDRELPEEASVEEATAKLNLCSLSQAVTHSTSLPDDSIATQPINTTPCSVSCTELNPPTESKPQLDLSHSTLTSTSNQNNHSVRLQNQSDFNITQMGMSKKGAAGLRDLLKNQSPALRSDSIRLKLLESLKRTLKEWSTDETLMFLYGADHSLGSPFADVKEENEKLEEELDEDDLEDEVTMEVEGGVSDRRPSAAAPDYETLRKETQQMELRISEFYKGTWIRPEELEESNENEATLKDQCTKNPALPLVDSNAQHLIQKRITVEKLTSCLRNIVGPLRLTMSDISTHLNNLVRTFRFTNKNIIHKTPEWTLIAVVLLHLLSEVSPVVREALEKPASVQYLNTLMEELSLQEQDLLNLVRLFKNLTH; this is encoded by the exons ATGGAGACGGTGGAGACGAGAAGGAGTGGAGGTTCCTCTAAAACCTCGAAAAAAG gTGGTAAACGCGTCAAGGCACTGACCCCTGAAGAGGAGGCACGAAG GAGAGAGGAAGTAAAGGAGAGGCTGAGGGAGAAGTTGGAGCTAGAGAAGAGAGCCTTGAAGGTGGTGGAGCGTCTCCTGGAGGACAGTGTTGCTGAAGAGTTCCTGGTTGACTGT GCCAAGTTCATCACTCAGGCTAATTACAAAGATGCTATAGAGGAGAGATTCATTGCTAAACTGTGTGGTTATCCCATATGTCCAAATAAACTGGGCAAG ATCCCTACGCAACAGTATAAAATTAGTACAAAGACCAACAAAGTGTACGACATCACTGAACGCAAG tgtttttgtaGTAACTTCTGCTACAAAGCATCCAAAGAGTTTGAGCTACAAATACCAAAGACAGCTCTTTGGCTTAGGCAGCATGAAAG CCCTCCGGAAATTAGGCTGATGAAGAAAGGAGATAT TGGGAGCTCTGGTGAAGAGGTGATGCTGTCAGAGAGGCGTCTCCAAGAGGAGGACATAGAGAATCCACTGACTGCCCTACCTGAAGACTCTCACAGCTCTAAGCTGAGTTCGGCTGCAGCTGGCCTCAGCCACAGCGACAGCAGTGACATAGAACAGGAGCAGGACTTTGTCTCCAGTGTAGTCTCCCAGAAACAGGGACGCAGGGTGCACTGGGGTGACCttcccaaacacacagatgaagacaagaaagaagaaCATGCGAAGGTAGAGAGGAGACAGCAACAGAGGGGAAAagaggacaaagaaaagaaagaagaatgtGCGTCTAGAACAGAACAGCTGCACAGAAGAAATACTGAACAGGTGCTGCCAGAGGACAGAGAGTTGCCAGAGGAGGCAAGTGTGGAAGAGGCTACAGCTAAGCTGAATTTGTGCAGTTTATCTCAGGCAGTCACTCATAGCACTTCTCTGCCTGATGACTCAATAGCCACACAACCAATAAACACAACTCCATGTTCTGTGTCTTGTACAGAGCTAAACCCCCCTACAGAAAGCAAACCTCAGCTTGATCTTTCTCATTCAACTTTAACCAGCACTTCTAATCAGAACAATCACAGCGTGAGATTACAAAACCAGTCAGATTTCAATATCACCCAGATGGGTATGAGCAAGAAAGGGGCAGCGGGGCTACGAGACCTGCTCAAGAACCAAAGTCCTGCACTGAGATCCGACTCTATCCGGCTGAAGCTTCTTGAAAGCTTGAAAAGAACTTTGAAGGAATGGAGCACAGATGAAACTCTGATGTTTCTGTATGGAGCCGATCACTCACTAGGCTCTCCCTTTGCCGACGTAAAAGAAGAAAACGAGAAGTTGGAGGAGGAGTTAGACGAAGACGATCTTGAGGATGAGGTGACAATGGAGGTCGAAGGTGGGGTGAGTGATCGGAGGCcgtcagctgctgctccagactATGAGACACTCCGGAAGGAGACCCAGCAGATGGAGCTCAGGATTAGTGAGTTTTACAAAGGGACCTGGATTCGGCCTGAGGAGTTGGAGGAGTCCAATGAAAACGAG GCGACTCTCAAAGACCAGTGCACGAAGAATCCAGCTCTACCACTTGTTGACTCTAATGCTCAGCACCTCATCCAGAAACGTATCACAGTGGAGAAGCTCaccagctg TCTCAGAAACATTGTGGGGCCGCTGCGTCTCACCATGAGTGACATCTCTACCCACCTGAACAACCTGGTCCGGACTttcag GTTcaccaacaaaaacatcataCACAAAACTCCAGAGTGGACCCTTATAGCCGTGGTGCTTCTTCACCT GTTGTCTGAGGTGTCTCCTGTAGTGCGGGAGGCCTTGGAGAAGCCAGCATCCGTCCAGTATCTGAACACACTGATGGAAGAGCTCAGTCTCCAGGAGCAGGATCTGCTGAACTTAGTGCGGCTGTTTAAAAACCTGACACACTGA
- the rpap2 gene encoding putative RNA polymerase II subunit B1 CTD phosphatase rpap2 isoform X2, which produces METVETRRSGGSSKTSKKGGKRVKALTPEEEARRREEVKERLREKLELEKRALKVVERLLEDSVAEEFLVDCAKFITQANYKDAIEERFIAKLCGYPICPNKLGKIPTQQYKISTKTNKVYDITERKCFCSNFCYKASKEFELQIPKTALWLRQHESPPEIRLMKKGDIGSSGEEVMLSERRLQEEDIENPLTALPEDSHSSKLSSAAAGLSHSDSSDIEQEQDFVSSVVSQKQGRRVHWGDLPKHTDEDKKEEHAKVERRQQQRGKEDKEKKEECASRTEQLHRRNTEQVLPEDRELPEEASVEEATAKLNLCSLSQAVTHSTSLPDDSIATQPINTTPCSVSCTELNPPTESKPQLDLSHSTLTSTSNQNNHSVRLQNQSDFNITQMGMSKKGAAGLRDLLKNQSPALRSDSIRLKLLESLKRTLKEWSTDETLMFLYGADHSLGSPFADVKEENEKLEEELDEDDLEDEVTMEVEGGVSDRRPSAAAPDYETLRKETQQMELRISEFYKGTWIRPEELEESNENEATLKDQCTKNPALPLVDSNAQHLIQKRITVEKLTSCLRNIVGPLRLTMSDISTHLNNLVRTFRQQSNTS; this is translated from the exons ATGGAGACGGTGGAGACGAGAAGGAGTGGAGGTTCCTCTAAAACCTCGAAAAAAG gTGGTAAACGCGTCAAGGCACTGACCCCTGAAGAGGAGGCACGAAG GAGAGAGGAAGTAAAGGAGAGGCTGAGGGAGAAGTTGGAGCTAGAGAAGAGAGCCTTGAAGGTGGTGGAGCGTCTCCTGGAGGACAGTGTTGCTGAAGAGTTCCTGGTTGACTGT GCCAAGTTCATCACTCAGGCTAATTACAAAGATGCTATAGAGGAGAGATTCATTGCTAAACTGTGTGGTTATCCCATATGTCCAAATAAACTGGGCAAG ATCCCTACGCAACAGTATAAAATTAGTACAAAGACCAACAAAGTGTACGACATCACTGAACGCAAG tgtttttgtaGTAACTTCTGCTACAAAGCATCCAAAGAGTTTGAGCTACAAATACCAAAGACAGCTCTTTGGCTTAGGCAGCATGAAAG CCCTCCGGAAATTAGGCTGATGAAGAAAGGAGATAT TGGGAGCTCTGGTGAAGAGGTGATGCTGTCAGAGAGGCGTCTCCAAGAGGAGGACATAGAGAATCCACTGACTGCCCTACCTGAAGACTCTCACAGCTCTAAGCTGAGTTCGGCTGCAGCTGGCCTCAGCCACAGCGACAGCAGTGACATAGAACAGGAGCAGGACTTTGTCTCCAGTGTAGTCTCCCAGAAACAGGGACGCAGGGTGCACTGGGGTGACCttcccaaacacacagatgaagacaagaaagaagaaCATGCGAAGGTAGAGAGGAGACAGCAACAGAGGGGAAAagaggacaaagaaaagaaagaagaatgtGCGTCTAGAACAGAACAGCTGCACAGAAGAAATACTGAACAGGTGCTGCCAGAGGACAGAGAGTTGCCAGAGGAGGCAAGTGTGGAAGAGGCTACAGCTAAGCTGAATTTGTGCAGTTTATCTCAGGCAGTCACTCATAGCACTTCTCTGCCTGATGACTCAATAGCCACACAACCAATAAACACAACTCCATGTTCTGTGTCTTGTACAGAGCTAAACCCCCCTACAGAAAGCAAACCTCAGCTTGATCTTTCTCATTCAACTTTAACCAGCACTTCTAATCAGAACAATCACAGCGTGAGATTACAAAACCAGTCAGATTTCAATATCACCCAGATGGGTATGAGCAAGAAAGGGGCAGCGGGGCTACGAGACCTGCTCAAGAACCAAAGTCCTGCACTGAGATCCGACTCTATCCGGCTGAAGCTTCTTGAAAGCTTGAAAAGAACTTTGAAGGAATGGAGCACAGATGAAACTCTGATGTTTCTGTATGGAGCCGATCACTCACTAGGCTCTCCCTTTGCCGACGTAAAAGAAGAAAACGAGAAGTTGGAGGAGGAGTTAGACGAAGACGATCTTGAGGATGAGGTGACAATGGAGGTCGAAGGTGGGGTGAGTGATCGGAGGCcgtcagctgctgctccagactATGAGACACTCCGGAAGGAGACCCAGCAGATGGAGCTCAGGATTAGTGAGTTTTACAAAGGGACCTGGATTCGGCCTGAGGAGTTGGAGGAGTCCAATGAAAACGAG GCGACTCTCAAAGACCAGTGCACGAAGAATCCAGCTCTACCACTTGTTGACTCTAATGCTCAGCACCTCATCCAGAAACGTATCACAGTGGAGAAGCTCaccagctg TCTCAGAAACATTGTGGGGCCGCTGCGTCTCACCATGAGTGACATCTCTACCCACCTGAACAACCTGGTCCGGACTttcag GCAGCAGAGCAACACCTCCTGA
- the rpap2 gene encoding putative RNA polymerase II subunit B1 CTD phosphatase rpap2 isoform X3 translates to MYHFAKFITQANYKDAIEERFIAKLCGYPICPNKLGKIPTQQYKISTKTNKVYDITERKCFCSNFCYKASKEFELQIPKTALWLRQHESPPEIRLMKKGDIGSSGEEVMLSERRLQEEDIENPLTALPEDSHSSKLSSAAAGLSHSDSSDIEQEQDFVSSVVSQKQGRRVHWGDLPKHTDEDKKEEHAKVERRQQQRGKEDKEKKEECASRTEQLHRRNTEQVLPEDRELPEEASVEEATAKLNLCSLSQAVTHSTSLPDDSIATQPINTTPCSVSCTELNPPTESKPQLDLSHSTLTSTSNQNNHSVRLQNQSDFNITQMGMSKKGAAGLRDLLKNQSPALRSDSIRLKLLESLKRTLKEWSTDETLMFLYGADHSLGSPFADVKEENEKLEEELDEDDLEDEVTMEVEGGVSDRRPSAAAPDYETLRKETQQMELRISEFYKGTWIRPEELEESNENEATLKDQCTKNPALPLVDSNAQHLIQKRITVEKLTSCLRNIVGPLRLTMSDISTHLNNLVRTFRFTNKNIIHKTPEWTLIAVVLLHLLSEVSPVVREALEKPASVQYLNTLMEELSLQEQDLLNLVRLFKNLTH, encoded by the exons ATGTATCACTTT GCCAAGTTCATCACTCAGGCTAATTACAAAGATGCTATAGAGGAGAGATTCATTGCTAAACTGTGTGGTTATCCCATATGTCCAAATAAACTGGGCAAG ATCCCTACGCAACAGTATAAAATTAGTACAAAGACCAACAAAGTGTACGACATCACTGAACGCAAG tgtttttgtaGTAACTTCTGCTACAAAGCATCCAAAGAGTTTGAGCTACAAATACCAAAGACAGCTCTTTGGCTTAGGCAGCATGAAAG CCCTCCGGAAATTAGGCTGATGAAGAAAGGAGATAT TGGGAGCTCTGGTGAAGAGGTGATGCTGTCAGAGAGGCGTCTCCAAGAGGAGGACATAGAGAATCCACTGACTGCCCTACCTGAAGACTCTCACAGCTCTAAGCTGAGTTCGGCTGCAGCTGGCCTCAGCCACAGCGACAGCAGTGACATAGAACAGGAGCAGGACTTTGTCTCCAGTGTAGTCTCCCAGAAACAGGGACGCAGGGTGCACTGGGGTGACCttcccaaacacacagatgaagacaagaaagaagaaCATGCGAAGGTAGAGAGGAGACAGCAACAGAGGGGAAAagaggacaaagaaaagaaagaagaatgtGCGTCTAGAACAGAACAGCTGCACAGAAGAAATACTGAACAGGTGCTGCCAGAGGACAGAGAGTTGCCAGAGGAGGCAAGTGTGGAAGAGGCTACAGCTAAGCTGAATTTGTGCAGTTTATCTCAGGCAGTCACTCATAGCACTTCTCTGCCTGATGACTCAATAGCCACACAACCAATAAACACAACTCCATGTTCTGTGTCTTGTACAGAGCTAAACCCCCCTACAGAAAGCAAACCTCAGCTTGATCTTTCTCATTCAACTTTAACCAGCACTTCTAATCAGAACAATCACAGCGTGAGATTACAAAACCAGTCAGATTTCAATATCACCCAGATGGGTATGAGCAAGAAAGGGGCAGCGGGGCTACGAGACCTGCTCAAGAACCAAAGTCCTGCACTGAGATCCGACTCTATCCGGCTGAAGCTTCTTGAAAGCTTGAAAAGAACTTTGAAGGAATGGAGCACAGATGAAACTCTGATGTTTCTGTATGGAGCCGATCACTCACTAGGCTCTCCCTTTGCCGACGTAAAAGAAGAAAACGAGAAGTTGGAGGAGGAGTTAGACGAAGACGATCTTGAGGATGAGGTGACAATGGAGGTCGAAGGTGGGGTGAGTGATCGGAGGCcgtcagctgctgctccagactATGAGACACTCCGGAAGGAGACCCAGCAGATGGAGCTCAGGATTAGTGAGTTTTACAAAGGGACCTGGATTCGGCCTGAGGAGTTGGAGGAGTCCAATGAAAACGAG GCGACTCTCAAAGACCAGTGCACGAAGAATCCAGCTCTACCACTTGTTGACTCTAATGCTCAGCACCTCATCCAGAAACGTATCACAGTGGAGAAGCTCaccagctg TCTCAGAAACATTGTGGGGCCGCTGCGTCTCACCATGAGTGACATCTCTACCCACCTGAACAACCTGGTCCGGACTttcag GTTcaccaacaaaaacatcataCACAAAACTCCAGAGTGGACCCTTATAGCCGTGGTGCTTCTTCACCT GTTGTCTGAGGTGTCTCCTGTAGTGCGGGAGGCCTTGGAGAAGCCAGCATCCGTCCAGTATCTGAACACACTGATGGAAGAGCTCAGTCTCCAGGAGCAGGATCTGCTGAACTTAGTGCGGCTGTTTAAAAACCTGACACACTGA
- the gfi1aa gene encoding growth factor independent 1A transcription repressor a, translating to MPRSFLVKSKRAHSYHQPRHLDDDYSRLDTVLGHVCAETKSRAEFESSLESPEDASAADDRMSPASRLQSPGSLSSSSPVSCGGNVCDRSSDCDFWRPPSPSSSPDSEKCTTPAADASPHFNVSPFPYPWSAYSSSDLRHLVRGPYNHHLQGHREPHSPISIYGADDSGNEPLYAQRGPVARCYKDYSSAAHQICRMRDRDELYLDLKQRSRGAEIKSENDFICSNLESNGSYKCIKCCKVFSTPHGLEVHVRRSHSGTRPFECGICGKTFGHAVSLDQHRAVHSQERSFSCKICGKSFKRSSTLSTHLLIHSDTRPYPCQYCGKRFHQKSDMKKHTFIHTGEKPHKCQVCGKAFSQSSNLITHSRKHTGFKPFGCDLCGKGFQRKVDLRRHKETQHGLK from the exons ATGCCGAGGTCTTTCCTGGTGAAAAGTAAACGGGCCCACAGCTACCACCAGCCCCGGCACCTGGACGATGACTACAGCAGACTGGACACTGTTCTGGGTCATGTGTGCGCAG AGACCAAGTCTCGAGCGGAATTTGAGTCCAGTTTGGAGTCGCCGGAGGATGCGAGCGCTGCTGATGACAGAATGTCGCCGGCATCTAGGCTACAATCTCCGGGCTCGCTGTCTTCCAGCTCCCCGGTGAGCTGCGGAGGCAACGTGTGCGACCGGTCCTCGGACTGTGATTTCTGGCGTCCCCcgtctccctcctcctccccag ATTCAGAGAAATGCACCACTCCAGCAGCGGACGCCAGTCCCCACTTCAACGTGTCCCCCTTTCCTTACCCGTGGTCAGCATATTCCAGCTCTGACCTCAGGCATCTGGTCCGGGGCCCGTACAACCACCACCTGCAGGGCCACAGAGAACCTCACTCCCCCATAAGCATCTACGGAGCAGACGACAGCGGCAACGAGCCGCTTTACGCACAGCGAGGCCCCGTGGCCAGATGTTACAAGGATTATTCTTCTGCAGCCCATCAGATCTGCAGGATGCGGGACAGAGACGAACTGTATCTGGATTTGAAGCAGAGGTCCCGCGGTGCGGAAATCAAATCTGAGAATGATTTCATCTGCTCCAATCTGGAGTCAAATGGATCCTATAAGTGTATTAAATGTTGCAAG GTGTTCTCCACGCCTCACGGCCTGGAGGTCCATGTGCGGCGGTCACACAGCGGGACGCGGCCGTTTGAATGCGGAATCTGTGGGAAAACGTTTGGACACGCGGTGAGCTTGGATCAGCACAGAGCGGTCCACTCACAG GAGAGGAGCTTCAGCTGTAAAATCTGCGGCAAAAGCTTCAAGCGCTCCTCCACCCTATCCACGCACCTGCTCATCCACTCGGACACGCGGCCTTATCCGTGCCAGTACTGCGGGAAGAGGTTCCACCAAAAGTCAGACATGAAAAAACACACCTTCATCCACACAG GTGAGAAGCCGCACAAGTGCCAGGTGTGCGGGAAGGCCTTCAGCCAGAGCTCCAACCTCATCACgcacagcaggaaacacacaggaTTCAAACCTTTCGGCTGTGACCTGTGCGGAAAAGGTTTCCAGAGGAAAGTGGATCTGAGGAGACACAAGGAGACGCAGCACGGACTGAAATGA